A region of Chloracidobacterium sp. DNA encodes the following proteins:
- a CDS encoding DUF402 domain-containing protein, whose product MHRREITVNSRKYDQEIRRTWQCELIEQNDSLIVLVGEFDHDVEHTSLGSIRKGTISYEYFWFDRWYNIFRFHEPDGTLRNYYCNVTMPPTLEDGVLDYVDLDIDIIIWPDFGFDVVDQVDFVTNALKYDYPEEIHKKTGDSITEVLSLIDRGKLPT is encoded by the coding sequence ATGCATCGCCGTGAGATCACTGTTAATTCCCGCAAATATGATCAGGAGATCCGACGTACTTGGCAATGTGAATTGATCGAACAGAACGATTCGTTGATCGTGTTGGTCGGCGAATTTGACCATGACGTCGAGCATACCTCCCTCGGCTCGATCCGCAAAGGAACTATCTCTTACGAATACTTCTGGTTCGACCGCTGGTACAACATCTTTCGATTTCACGAGCCTGACGGAACGCTTCGAAACTACTATTGCAACGTCACGATGCCGCCGACATTAGAAGATGGCGTGCTTGATTATGTCGATCTGGACATCGATATCATTATTTGGCCTGACTTTGGTTTTGACGTTGTAGATCAGGTTGATTTTGTAACCAATGCTCTGAAATATGATTATCCCGAAGAGATACATAAGAAGACAGGTGACAGCATAACCGAAGTGCTTTCCTTGATTGATCGTGGCAAACTGCCAACGTAG
- a CDS encoding universal stress protein gives MKIILATDGTKYSDAAVEVLNKINLGDSDEVKIVSVVELAVPLAVDVYGGYLPDTTELEKIAKENAARILSEAVERAKAILGSKGVAVTTEILFGSPESRIVETAEETQADLIIMGSHGYKTWERMLLGSVSNSVVHHAPCSVIVVRMDTKK, from the coding sequence ATGAAGATTATTCTAGCAACCGACGGAACAAAATATAGTGATGCAGCCGTTGAAGTTCTTAACAAGATCAACCTCGGCGATAGCGATGAAGTTAAGATCGTCAGCGTAGTAGAACTTGCTGTGCCGCTTGCGGTCGATGTTTATGGAGGCTATCTGCCTGACACAACCGAACTCGAAAAGATCGCAAAGGAAAATGCCGCTAGGATATTAAGCGAAGCGGTTGAGCGTGCAAAAGCGATTTTAGGTTCAAAGGGTGTCGCAGTTACGACTGAAATACTTTTTGGATCGCCCGAAAGCCGCATCGTCGAAACTGCCGAAGAGACTCAAGCCGATCTAATAATCATGGGCTCGCATGGCTACAAAACCTGGGAAAGAATGTTGCTCGGTTCGGTGTCGAATTCGGTCGTCCACCACGCTCCGTGTTCCGTTATTGTCGTTCGCATGGACACGAAGAAATAG
- a CDS encoding winged helix-turn-helix transcriptional regulator, whose amino-acid sequence MTTKATMATRITFEDTVSFLLAKVTTAFRNSLERHMGAIGLHGGQIFVLLELWKQDGLRQIDLANRLNLSAPTVNKMLKGLIEINLVTRSRIADDGRSTRVFLTKLGLGMREQIETQWLELEESCLTGLTETERLVLFDLLGKLRNTYTGREDTLDDEI is encoded by the coding sequence ATGACAACGAAAGCAACCATGGCGACACGCATCACATTTGAAGACACGGTCAGTTTTTTGCTGGCAAAGGTCACGACGGCATTTCGAAATTCGCTCGAACGTCATATGGGCGCGATCGGCCTTCACGGCGGACAGATCTTTGTGTTGCTCGAATTGTGGAAACAAGACGGGCTGCGTCAGATCGATCTTGCGAATCGCCTCAACCTCTCTGCTCCGACCGTTAACAAGATGCTAAAGGGCCTGATCGAGATCAACCTCGTAACGCGTTCTAGGATCGCAGACGACGGGCGTTCTACGCGGGTATTTTTGACTAAACTCGGCCTCGGAATGCGGGAGCAGATCGAAACACAGTGGCTCGAACTCGAAGAAAGCTGCCTCACGGGCCTGACCGAAACCGAGCGTCTGGTTCTCTTCGACCTTCTAGGCAAACTCCGCAACACCTACACCGGCCGTGAAGACACTTTGGACGACGAGATTTAG
- the fsa gene encoding fructose-6-phosphate aldolase yields the protein MKFFIDTANLDEIKEANELGLIDGVTTNPSLVAKEGDVDFKEHLAKICAIVKGDISAEVTALDTEGMLKEGRELARVASNVVIKVPLTLDGLKACRTFRAEGTKVNVTLCFSAAQALLAAKAGASYISPFIGRLDDVATEGMQLIRDIVQIYGNYGFETEVLAASIRHPMHIVDCALVGADVATIPFKVITQLVKHPLTDKGLEGFLSDWKKSGRQ from the coding sequence ATGAAATTTTTTATAGACACTGCGAATTTGGACGAAATCAAAGAGGCCAATGAACTTGGCCTGATCGACGGCGTGACCACAAATCCGAGCCTCGTCGCCAAGGAAGGCGACGTTGATTTCAAAGAACACCTCGCCAAGATCTGCGCAATTGTAAAAGGTGATATCTCCGCCGAGGTAACAGCGCTCGACACCGAAGGAATGCTCAAAGAAGGCCGCGAACTTGCTAGGGTCGCGTCCAATGTCGTGATCAAGGTCCCGCTTACCCTCGACGGCCTCAAGGCCTGCCGCACGTTCCGGGCCGAAGGCACCAAGGTAAATGTGACGCTATGCTTCTCGGCCGCTCAAGCACTGCTCGCTGCAAAGGCCGGAGCCTCATACATCTCGCCCTTCATTGGACGTCTCGACGATGTGGCAACCGAAGGCATGCAGCTCATACGCGACATCGTCCAGATCTATGGCAATTATGGTTTCGAGACAGAAGTGCTCGCCGCGTCGATTCGACATCCAATGCACATAGTTGACTGCGCTCTGGTTGGTGCCGACGTTGCGACCATTCCCTTCAAGGTCATCACACAGCTCGTAAAGCATCCACTGACCGATAAGGGCCTCGAAGGTTTCCTCTCGGACTGGAAGAAAAGCGGAAGACAGTAA
- a CDS encoding fumarylacetoacetate hydrolase family protein: protein MAIINIDKSFAPSKIVCVGRNYAEHAAELGNEVPKEPLLFLKAPSAFICSGETIVIPSQSQQVEHEGELAVVMSKTCKGLTDADDWLDYVLGFTCLNDVTARDLQRKDVQFTRGKSFDTFCPIGPHIETELDVSDIRVETRVNGVVKQSGRTSQMAFPVDFLIRYISRQMTLNAGDVIATGTPSGVSKMESGDVCEIEIEGIGVLTNNITEL, encoded by the coding sequence ATGGCGATAATAAACATCGACAAGTCTTTTGCACCATCAAAGATCGTCTGCGTTGGTCGCAACTATGCCGAACACGCAGCCGAGCTTGGTAATGAAGTGCCAAAAGAGCCGCTACTTTTTCTCAAGGCTCCATCTGCGTTCATTTGCAGCGGTGAAACTATTGTCATTCCTTCGCAATCGCAGCAAGTTGAACATGAAGGGGAGCTCGCGGTCGTTATGTCTAAGACCTGTAAAGGATTAACCGACGCCGACGATTGGCTAGATTACGTTTTAGGGTTCACTTGTCTTAACGACGTGACGGCACGCGATCTGCAGCGAAAGGATGTTCAATTTACTCGTGGCAAATCATTCGACACTTTCTGCCCTATCGGGCCGCACATCGAGACTGAGCTTGACGTTTCTGACATCCGCGTCGAAACACGCGTCAACGGCGTCGTAAAACAATCCGGCCGAACATCGCAAATGGCTTTCCCGGTAGATTTTCTGATACGATACATTTCAAGACAGATGACATTGAACGCAGGCGACGTGATCGCGACCGGTACACCTTCCGGCGTGTCAAAAATGGAAAGCGGCGACGTCTGCGAGATCGAAATTGAAGGAATTGGAGTTCTTACGAACAATATTACGGAATTATGA
- the hslU gene encoding ATP-dependent protease ATPase subunit HslU: MAIYLGGETAEKKNLDDLTPRQIVAELDKYVVGQNAAKKAVAVALRNRIRRQKLPPEIAEDVLPKNILMIGSTGVGKTEIARRLARLANSPFIKIEASKFTEVGYVGRDVESMVRELADVAVDMGKQAAFEDVRPRAEQNVEERLLDILLPPSDISYPAVDGDEPRHETEQPGSRTREKLREQLRRGDLDERLIDIETQDRGGATIDFVGGQGMEEMGVNLRDMMGNMFPSKTVTRKLTIAEARSYLIRDEQESLVDMEQITHKAIEKAQSSGIIFLDELDKVAGRESGSGSPDVSREGVQRDLLPIVEGTNVNTKHGMVSTDHILFIAAGAFHVSKPSDLIPELQGRFPIRVELESLTIDDLKRILVQPKNSLIKQYQALLETEGINLTFTDDAIDRLAEMAEEINKATENIGARRLHTMVEKLLEDISFLGSELEQKEQNIDAAYVDERLTGLIQDKDLRQYIL; this comes from the coding sequence ATGGCCATTTATTTAGGCGGTGAGACTGCCGAAAAGAAGAATCTTGATGACCTGACGCCGCGGCAGATCGTTGCTGAGTTGGACAAATACGTCGTCGGACAAAATGCGGCGAAGAAGGCGGTTGCAGTTGCTCTCCGTAATCGTATTCGCCGGCAAAAACTCCCGCCGGAAATTGCCGAAGACGTTCTCCCGAAAAATATACTGATGATCGGTTCAACGGGGGTCGGTAAGACCGAGATCGCTCGTCGCCTCGCTCGTCTCGCAAATTCACCCTTCATAAAGATCGAAGCATCGAAATTCACCGAGGTTGGCTATGTAGGCCGCGATGTCGAAAGCATGGTACGCGAGCTTGCCGATGTTGCCGTCGATATGGGCAAACAAGCGGCGTTCGAAGACGTACGCCCGCGTGCTGAGCAAAATGTCGAAGAGCGATTGCTTGATATTCTGCTGCCGCCATCGGACATTTCTTATCCAGCGGTTGATGGTGACGAGCCTAGACATGAAACCGAACAACCCGGCTCGCGCACCCGCGAAAAGCTTCGAGAACAGCTTCGACGCGGCGATCTTGACGAACGTCTGATCGACATTGAAACACAGGATCGCGGTGGAGCGACTATCGATTTTGTTGGTGGGCAAGGCATGGAAGAAATGGGCGTCAATCTGCGCGATATGATGGGAAATATGTTTCCTTCGAAAACAGTCACGCGCAAATTGACTATTGCCGAAGCCCGCTCGTATCTGATTCGAGACGAACAGGAAAGCCTCGTCGACATGGAACAGATCACGCACAAGGCAATCGAAAAAGCTCAGTCGTCGGGCATCATTTTTCTTGACGAACTGGATAAGGTCGCGGGACGTGAATCTGGCTCGGGCAGCCCCGACGTTTCACGCGAAGGTGTCCAGCGTGACCTGTTGCCGATCGTCGAAGGCACCAACGTCAACACGAAACACGGCATGGTCAGCACCGATCACATTCTCTTTATTGCCGCTGGAGCGTTTCACGTTTCAAAGCCATCGGATCTGATTCCTGAGCTGCAAGGCCGTTTTCCGATCCGCGTCGAGCTTGAATCATTGACTATCGACGACCTCAAACGCATTCTCGTCCAGCCCAAAAACTCGCTGATCAAACAGTATCAGGCTCTGCTGGAAACTGAAGGGATCAACCTGACTTTTACCGACGACGCGATTGACCGCCTCGCCGAGATGGCAGAAGAGATCAATAAGGCAACCGAAAATATCGGTGCAAGACGACTACACACAATGGTCGAAAAACTTCTCGAAGACATCAGCTTTCTAGGAAGTGAACTCGAGCAAAAAGAACAAAATATAGACGCCGCATATGTCGATGAACGATTGACCGGCCTTATTCAAGACAAAGATCTGCGTCAGTATATTTTGTAA
- the hslV gene encoding ATP-dependent protease subunit HslV, with the protein MRHAENKTKIRSTTVLLVNRDGKTAMGGDGQVTLGETVIKGNARKVRRISNGKILAGFAGSTADAFSLLTRFETKLEQFQGQLERAAIELSKDWRTDKYLRNLEALLIVADGKDAFLISGKGDVISSDDGLLSVGSGSMYALSAARAMMKHTILSAKEIAEEALKIAADICIYTNSDIIVEEI; encoded by the coding sequence ATGCGACACGCCGAAAACAAAACGAAGATTCGTTCGACAACTGTTCTGCTCGTTAACCGCGACGGTAAGACCGCGATGGGTGGCGACGGCCAAGTGACGCTGGGCGAAACTGTCATCAAAGGCAACGCCCGAAAAGTGCGCCGAATTTCTAACGGTAAGATCCTTGCAGGTTTTGCGGGCTCGACCGCTGACGCATTTTCTCTATTGACGCGTTTTGAGACAAAGCTCGAACAGTTTCAGGGCCAGCTCGAACGTGCCGCTATCGAACTTAGCAAAGACTGGCGCACTGACAAATATCTGCGAAACCTCGAAGCCCTTCTCATCGTCGCTGACGGAAAGGACGCTTTTCTCATCTCCGGCAAAGGCGATGTGATCTCGTCGGACGACGGTTTGCTTTCAGTTGGCTCCGGCAGCATGTATGCTCTTTCCGCCGCTCGTGCAATGATGAAGCACACAATACTTTCGGCAAAAGAGATCGCGGAAGAAGCATTAAAAATCGCTGCCGACATTTGCATATACACAAATTCCGACATCATAGTCGAGGAAATTTAA
- a CDS encoding gamma-glutamyl-gamma-aminobutyrate hydrolase family protein, producing MAKRPRIGITMRLEPETRRFYLGRDYSEAVEACGGVPVHLSLIPKSEYIVECLADLDGVLLPGSNTDVDPHYYDEEPHHRLGTVIPEKDETDRLVLLEVERLNLPLLAICYGMQALNVVRGGTLVQDIESQVPKSIKHEQGMPVNRNSHSLKIANDSILAELNAVKTSKEVIRVNSSHHQAIKRIGKNLRAVAWAKDGIIECVQDTRKSRFALGVQWHPEMTADIDRISRDIFELFVEKCSYSRKNTVTNIAVIRNN from the coding sequence ATGGCAAAGCGTCCGCGTATTGGCATTACAATGCGATTAGAACCGGAAACTCGCCGCTTTTACCTTGGCCGCGACTATAGCGAGGCAGTCGAGGCATGTGGCGGCGTGCCGGTGCATCTGAGCCTTATTCCTAAATCCGAGTATATAGTCGAATGTTTGGCTGACCTTGACGGCGTACTTTTGCCGGGCAGTAATACGGATGTCGATCCGCATTATTATGACGAAGAGCCGCATCACAGGCTCGGAACCGTTATTCCGGAAAAGGATGAGACCGACAGGCTTGTCCTGCTTGAGGTTGAACGGCTTAATTTGCCGCTGCTGGCTATTTGCTATGGAATGCAGGCCCTGAATGTTGTTCGCGGCGGCACGCTTGTACAGGACATTGAATCTCAGGTCCCGAAAAGCATCAAACATGAGCAGGGAATGCCAGTGAACCGCAATTCACATAGCCTCAAGATCGCAAACGACAGCATTTTGGCAGAGTTAAATGCGGTTAAGACATCTAAAGAAGTGATTCGGGTTAATTCGTCACATCATCAGGCAATAAAGAGGATTGGCAAGAATCTCAGGGCCGTAGCGTGGGCCAAAGACGGCATCATTGAGTGTGTTCAGGACACGAGAAAAAGCAGGTTTGCTCTCGGTGTACAGTGGCATCCCGAAATGACGGCGGATATTGATCGTATTTCACGGGATATATTTGAGCTATTCGTAGAAAAATGCAGTTATAGCCGCAAGAATACCGTAACAAACATCGCAGTCATTCGTAATAACTAA
- the recO gene encoding DNA repair protein RecO — MALIETESLVIKSYNLAEADRIVVFLTREQGMIRGVAKGAKRLQSKFGSALEPFSVVKLEYFQKDAVELVSIQKADLIQSHFAAVANPDFLQKFSYLGDILIAFSPPHDPNETLYRMVKASIETAAAGVDRLLSVGVYFELWLLRLSGYMPDWSKCDQCQRMFADSEETFLRGNYHPICLECAKSSGRSLSATSRVMALAARRISPSEFANFTADKSDDLRYLSILLKQMISQSLGREVVGEKSLAINK, encoded by the coding sequence ATGGCACTGATCGAGACCGAAAGTCTGGTCATAAAGAGCTACAATCTGGCCGAGGCAGATCGTATAGTTGTTTTTTTGACGCGCGAACAAGGCATGATCCGCGGCGTGGCAAAAGGAGCAAAGCGGCTGCAAAGCAAATTCGGCAGCGCACTAGAACCTTTCTCGGTCGTCAAGCTTGAGTACTTTCAGAAGGATGCTGTTGAACTCGTTTCCATCCAAAAGGCCGATCTCATCCAATCGCATTTCGCAGCAGTAGCAAATCCGGATTTCCTGCAAAAATTTTCTTATCTCGGAGATATTCTCATCGCGTTTTCTCCGCCGCACGATCCTAATGAGACGCTTTACCGAATGGTAAAAGCTTCGATCGAAACCGCTGCTGCTGGCGTTGACAGATTGTTGAGCGTGGGAGTTTATTTTGAACTATGGCTGCTGCGCCTTTCGGGTTATATGCCTGACTGGAGTAAATGTGACCAGTGTCAGCGAATGTTTGCCGACAGTGAAGAAACTTTTCTTCGCGGAAATTATCATCCGATCTGTTTAGAGTGCGCAAAGTCATCTGGCAGATCGCTGAGTGCGACGAGTCGGGTTATGGCATTGGCTGCTCGGCGAATTTCACCGAGTGAGTTTGCAAACTTTACTGCGGATAAAAGTGACGATCTTCGGTATCTTTCAATTTTGCTAAAGCAGATGATCTCGCAGTCGCTCGGCAGGGAAGTCGTCGGCGAAAAATCGCTGGCGATAAATAAATAA
- a CDS encoding LptF/LptG family permease has product MKRSGWLISKYLVLAVLPYFVFSWLLLSVILFVQQASRFSDIFFSVNIPATLMWQLSAALVPNVIAFTCPMAMLVGTVIGLAKMQTDSELVAIRAAGVGNIQITVPIAILGILLSVFAFVVNLKGVPLAAALVRRVALQTAIKKLESPIEPGVFNNELGGYTIFVRDGNVETGRWSNIFIYKADKSAATARLITSMQGRIDVSDQNSELVLQDAVVTTLPLVPGSGKYVSENLGEIRLAIKTQRSELIERLSKSGGSLGELGLTELADYASNSEGKDRVEAQILWQRRIILSITPFIFSLLGTGMTLRFNRGGRGMGVLLALLGLIGYYLLAFLGEQLARTGTMNVMLGGLLPIAGSLIAVVWFNYSSRIGRWNLPTEKIAAFANKFRTAPNKLQFRNLFVDVTTGIRDFDITINLLKYFLLSFGFLTTVFVIFTAFDLWKFAGTIDGGILLLAKYLFFLMPFMYLQIAPSSAMIATLATYVIKSRQNEIVTWTSAGQSVYRLLVPCFVVTALLGAVNWQMQERILPLANQRQDAIRSLIRSGGKLDDVAGRHWVANDNRIYEFTIASDNDKRVADNSATIKPASASDNEIRDRSCSANCVKDLSVYEFTTGQAGLQSLYRAKYAFWENGKIVLLGNVEKNDLREGKIDTQILEKREIAETADPFIETREKPSHLNITQIKAQLENSDSELDRRNLSVAIKKKYATLFLPFIIALFTAPFALSLSRKGKAVTVGYAVGLWLLFTGTSSVFEQFGLNGFLSPTSAVWSPLLIFAMFGVYLLSKVRT; this is encoded by the coding sequence ATGAAAAGATCCGGCTGGCTCATTTCAAAATATCTCGTCCTCGCGGTGCTGCCGTATTTTGTATTTTCGTGGCTGCTGCTGAGCGTGATCTTGTTTGTCCAGCAGGCAAGCCGCTTTTCCGATATTTTCTTTAGCGTCAATATTCCCGCGACGCTGATGTGGCAATTGAGCGCAGCTCTCGTACCAAATGTTATCGCGTTCACATGTCCGATGGCGATGCTTGTCGGAACGGTGATCGGCCTCGCAAAAATGCAGACCGACAGCGAACTTGTCGCGATCCGCGCGGCCGGTGTAGGCAATATTCAGATCACAGTTCCGATCGCAATACTCGGGATATTGCTTTCGGTCTTCGCGTTCGTTGTCAATTTAAAAGGCGTGCCGCTTGCCGCTGCTCTTGTGCGCAGAGTCGCTCTCCAGACAGCTATCAAAAAGCTGGAATCACCGATCGAGCCCGGCGTTTTCAACAACGAACTCGGCGGTTACACGATCTTCGTTCGCGACGGCAATGTCGAGACCGGCCGCTGGAGCAACATCTTTATATACAAAGCTGACAAAAGTGCGGCAACGGCGCGTCTGATAACGTCAATGCAGGGTCGCATCGATGTGTCCGATCAGAATTCTGAACTTGTTCTTCAGGATGCGGTAGTTACGACGTTGCCTCTCGTGCCTGGTTCTGGAAAATATGTCTCGGAAAATCTCGGTGAGATTCGGCTTGCGATCAAAACGCAGCGGAGCGAATTGATCGAACGCCTCAGCAAGTCTGGCGGATCGCTCGGTGAACTCGGCCTGACAGAGCTTGCAGATTACGCATCGAACAGCGAAGGAAAAGATCGCGTCGAGGCGCAGATACTTTGGCAGCGTCGCATCATTCTTTCGATCACTCCTTTCATCTTTAGTTTGCTCGGTACCGGAATGACCTTGCGATTCAATCGAGGCGGACGCGGCATGGGCGTGCTGCTCGCTCTGCTGGGATTGATCGGATATTATCTGCTCGCATTTCTCGGTGAACAACTTGCTCGCACCGGCACAATGAACGTCATGCTCGGCGGCTTGCTGCCGATCGCAGGAAGTTTGATCGCGGTCGTTTGGTTTAATTATTCAAGCCGTATCGGGCGTTGGAATTTACCTACGGAAAAGATCGCGGCATTTGCGAATAAATTCCGAACCGCTCCGAACAAGCTGCAGTTTCGAAATCTTTTTGTTGATGTAACGACGGGCATTCGCGACTTTGACATCACGATCAATCTGCTCAAATACTTTCTGCTTTCGTTCGGATTTTTGACGACGGTCTTTGTCATCTTTACTGCGTTTGATCTATGGAAATTCGCCGGCACGATCGACGGCGGAATTTTACTCCTTGCGAAGTATCTGTTCTTCCTGATGCCGTTCATGTATCTGCAGATCGCCCCATCGTCGGCGATGATCGCCACGCTCGCAACCTACGTCATCAAATCACGCCAGAACGAGATCGTCACATGGACGTCGGCAGGGCAGAGCGTTTATCGTTTGCTCGTGCCATGCTTTGTGGTGACCGCACTTCTTGGCGCCGTAAATTGGCAGATGCAAGAACGTATTTTGCCCTTAGCGAACCAGCGTCAGGATGCGATTCGTTCCCTAATCCGCAGCGGCGGTAAATTGGACGATGTTGCGGGCAGACATTGGGTAGCGAACGATAACCGAATCTACGAATTCACTATCGCGTCTGATAACGACAAGCGTGTGGCTGATAATTCCGCGACGATAAAACCCGCATCTGCGTCTGATAACGAAATACGAGATCGTTCGTGCTCCGCCAATTGTGTGAAAGATCTAAGTGTTTATGAATTCACAACAGGGCAGGCCGGATTGCAATCCTTGTACCGAGCAAAATATGCTTTTTGGGAGAATGGGAAAATTGTCCTGCTTGGAAATGTAGAGAAAAATGATCTGCGGGAAGGGAAGATCGACACGCAAATTCTTGAAAAAAGGGAAATCGCAGAGACAGCGGATCCGTTTATAGAAACGCGCGAAAAACCCAGCCATCTCAATATAACCCAGATCAAAGCGCAGCTCGAAAACAGCGATTCCGAACTCGACCGCCGCAACCTCAGCGTCGCGATTAAAAAGAAATACGCGACGCTTTTCCTGCCGTTCATCATCGCGCTTTTCACGGCACCGTTCGCGCTTTCGCTTAGCCGAAAAGGGAAGGCAGTGACCGTCGGCTACGCGGTCGGCCTTTGGCTTTTGTTCACCGGCACAAGCAGCGTCTTTGAACAGTTCGGCCTCAACGGTTTTCTCTCGCCCACATCCGCCGTCTGGTCGCCGCTGCTGATCTTCGCGATGTTCGGCGTCTATCTTCTTTCCAAAGTGAGAACCTAA
- a CDS encoding DUF3303 family protein, with translation MLYMVIENFKDRNAAAVYKRFQEKGRMMPDGLNYIDSWIEPNHERCFQLMETDDPALFDQWTANWNDLVDFEIVPVITSKEARDKVLA, from the coding sequence ATGCTCTACATGGTGATCGAAAATTTCAAAGACCGCAACGCCGCCGCCGTTTACAAACGGTTTCAAGAAAAGGGAAGAATGATGCCCGACGGCCTCAACTACATCGACAGTTGGATCGAACCAAATCACGAACGTTGCTTCCAGCTAATGGAAACCGACGATCCAGCACTATTCGACCAATGGACCGCAAACTGGAACGACCTCGTGGATTTCGAGATCGTCCCAGTCATCACCTCAAAAGAAGCCCGCGATAAAGTTCTTGCTTAA
- a CDS encoding zinc ribbon domain-containing protein, producing MALTYCAECGHEISTTAVACPNCGRPVMKPVTETNYVVAPPVQRESGFPTWAFVPVGIVVVVLIFLVFVALRGTDDSANTNISVRANSRATPSEPLRETRTTSVASTDSQTVTVPPGQTTATTVPGTTTSVPVAPPSDKGTVVINARIAPKTGAPQNVRNAKFYLLDKDVEAILSDARVVPIEGNDLMSSLGLAIVFPDRYGDFMHSAMRAVASHSKYSGTTDSGGNASLQGISPKEYYLFGVTKVGRGFALWNAPVSVIAGQNNLNLSPQSVVEIPDSSG from the coding sequence ATGGCATTAACTTATTGTGCGGAATGTGGGCATGAGATATCGACTACGGCGGTGGCTTGTCCTAATTGCGGGCGGCCGGTGATGAAACCGGTGACCGAAACGAATTATGTGGTTGCTCCGCCGGTGCAGCGTGAATCTGGCTTTCCGACTTGGGCTTTTGTTCCGGTCGGCATAGTTGTCGTTGTGCTTATCTTTTTGGTTTTTGTGGCGCTGCGTGGAACTGACGATTCGGCAAATACAAATATCAGTGTCCGCGCTAATTCGAGAGCGACTCCGTCCGAGCCTTTGCGCGAAACTCGAACGACGAGCGTAGCATCTACTGACTCGCAAACGGTGACGGTTCCGCCGGGACAGACCACTGCTACGACCGTGCCGGGCACCACGACTTCGGTCCCGGTTGCTCCTCCATCCGACAAGGGTACGGTTGTGATCAATGCTCGTATCGCTCCGAAAACAGGAGCTCCGCAGAATGTAAGAAACGCGAAATTCTATCTGCTTGATAAGGACGTTGAAGCCATCTTGAGCGACGCCCGCGTCGTGCCGATCGAAGGAAACGATCTGATGAGCAGCCTCGGGCTTGCGATAGTTTTCCCTGATCGCTACGGCGATTTTATGCATTCGGCGATGCGGGCTGTTGCGTCGCATTCGAAATATTCGGGTACGACCGACAGCGGCGGCAACGCCAGCCTGCAAGGCATTTCTCCGAAAGAATATTATCTGTTTGGAGTAACAAAGGTCGGGCGAGGATTTGCTTTGTGGAACGCTCCGGTTTCAGTTATTGCAGGCCAGAATAATCTGAATCTCAGCCCGCAAAGTGTCGTTGAAATACCTGACTCGTCGGGGTGA